TTCCGGCGTGTAAAGCGGGATCACGTGATCGCCCACTTCCAGCGTGGTCACACCCTCGCCCACTTCCATCACGACACCTGCCCCCTCATGGCCCAGAATGGCCGGGAAGATGCCCTCCGGGTCATCGCCCGAGCGGGTAAATTCATCAGTGTGGCATAGGCCAGTGGCCTTGATTTCCACCAGAACCTCGCCACGTTTCGGCCCCTCAAGGTTGACCTCCATGATCTCAAGCGGTTTGCCAGCGGCAACGGCGACAGCGGCGCGGGTCTTCATCATTGTGATCTCCTCCAATGGGTTTGTCTCAGGTGGCCTATGCCAAAGCCCGATGTCAAGAACGGGCGGTACACTGTCCTTTGTCATGGCGGGAATTGGGAAATCAGCATCGAGTGATTTAATAACTGATGTTTCATATTATCACCATATGCGTTAAATTGTGACAATTCTCTGAATGGTTCCTTCCCTACGCCTGCCGATATAGCGGGAGCAACGAAGGAGGCCATTATGGATTTGAAAAAGCGCACAATTGTCAAAGCCTTGACCTGGCAGGTCATTGGGTTTTTCATGATGGTCGCCATCGGGTATGTCACCACAGGGTCGTTGAATGCAGCCGGAGGCATGGCATTTATTGCCTGCGTCACGGGCATACTTACCTATGTTCTGCATGAACGCATCTGGCAGCGTATCAGCTGGGGCCGGTTGTCCGATCTGCCCGACTAGACCGCAAGCCTCTGAAGGATGAACAACAGCCCGATACGCCTCTCCCAGATCCCCGTTGTAAAACTGGCGACAGGCTAAATGAGAATAATTCGCAACAGGCTTGACATTTGTTGCGAATGATTTGCATGTAGGCGCAATAACGCGTTTTGACGGGAGTCTGGAATGAAGAACCGATGCGCTGCTTTTGTTGCGACGGGCCTGATGGCAACGCTGTTTTCAACCGCTGTCGCAGCACAGGATAAGATGAAGGTAGTGACCACCTTTACCGTGCTGGCGGATATGGCCGCAAATGTCGCGGGTGACGCAGCAGAGGTTGTGTCTGTGACCAAACCGGGTGCCGAAATCCACGGCTATCAACCCACACCGCAAGACATTGTGCGCGCCTATGATGCCGATCTGATCCTGTGGAACGGCATGAACCTTGAACTGTGGTTTGAGCAGTTTCTCTCCAACATGTCCGACGTGCCCGCCGCCACCCTGACGGACGGCATTGCTCCGATCTCGATTGCGTCTGGCAGCTATCAGGGTCTGCCCAATCCACACGCCTGGATGGGCTTGGATAACGCACTGATCTATGTAGACAATATCGCCAAAGCCATGTCAGAGAATGACC
This DNA window, taken from Sulfitobacter pacificus, encodes the following:
- a CDS encoding DUF2061 domain-containing protein; the encoded protein is MDLKKRTIVKALTWQVIGFFMMVAIGYVTTGSLNAAGGMAFIACVTGILTYVLHERIWQRISWGRLSDLPD